CGTTGTCCTATGGAGTTATCCACATATTTTCGTATCAATGAAAATAAAACAGGTCAATTTGAAAGAACTTTAATTATCGCAGATGAAAATTCATACGTTAGTTATTTAGAAGGATGTACTGCTCCCCAAAGAAAAGAAAATCAGCTACATGCAGCTGTAGTAGAAATTATCGCATTGGAAAATGCTGAAGTGAAATATTCAACCGTTCAAAATTGGTTCCCTGGAAATAAAAAAGGAGAAGGAGGTGTTTTTAATTTTGTGACAAAACGTGGTTTATGTGAGAAAGGAGCAAAAATATCTTGGATCCAAGTGGAAACGGGTTCTTCAATTACCTGGAAATATCCATCTTGCATTCTAAAAGGAGATTTTTCCATGGGGCAATTTTATTCTTTAGCTTTAACTAAAAATTTTCAACAAGCAGATACGGGAACTAAAATGATACATATAGGAAAACATACAAAAAGTGTTATTATATCAAAAGGAATATCTGCTGGTAAAGCTCAAAACAATTATAGAGGCTTGGTTAAAATTACTTCTCAAGCAATTCAATCCCATAATTTTTCTCAATGTGATTCTTTATTAATTGGAGATAAATGTGGAGCTCATACTTTTCCGGATATTCATGTATATAATTCCAATTCTAAAGTTGAACATGAAGCCACGACTTCAAAAATTGGAGAAGATCAAATTTTTTATTGTAATCAAAGAGGAATCAATACAGAGAAAGCTATTTCTCTAATTGTTCATGGTTTTAGTAATGATATTTTGGAAAAACTTCCTATGGAATTTGCAGTAGAGGCTAGAAAACTTTTGGAAATTTCTTTGGAAGGATCTGTAGGATAATAATAAAAAATTATGATGTTAAATATAGAAAATTTACATGCTTATATAGAAAATAAAAAGGTACTCAAAGGAGTGAATTTGAAAATCAATGCAGGAGAAAGTCATGTTATTATGGGGCCTAATGGTTCTGGAAAAAGTACTCTTGCCTCTATAATAGCAGGTAAAAAAGATTATAAAATAACTGAGGGAAATATTTATTTCTTAAATCATAATTTAAAAAATTATTCTCCGGAAGAACGAGCTCATTTAGGTATTTTTCTTTCTTTTCAGCATCCAATTGAAATCCCAGGAGTGTCTATTGTTAATTTTATTAAAACAGCAATTAATTCCATTTGCAATGCACGGAATATAAAAAAAATGTCTGCTAAAGATATTTTATTAAAAATAAAGGAAAAGTCTTCTTTATTAAAAATTGAAAAAAATTTTTTTCATCGTTCTTTAAATGAAGGTTTTTCTGGGGGAGAAAAAAAACGTAACGAAATATTTCAAATGATAATGTTAGATCCTTTGTTCTCTATATTAGATGAAATAGATTCAGGTTTAGATATAGATGCTTTGCGAATAGTAGCTAAAGGAATTAACGACTTTAGAAATAAAAAAAACTCTATTTTAGTTATCACTCATTATAAAAGATTATTAGATTATCTTTTATCAGATTATATTATACATATTTTATATAATGGAAAAATTATTCAGTCAGGAGATAAAAAATTAGCTGAAAAATTGGAGCAAAAAGGATATGATTGGATAATGAAGAATCAAGAGTAATTACTTAACTTTATATAAATGCAGTTAAGAGAAAAAATAACTTCTTTCTTAATTAAGAAATTTACTTATGCAAAAAAAGATGACACTTATATGTCGTTTTTGCAACGAAAACATTCTGATTTTTTCTGTAAAAAAGGATTTCCTTCTTTTATCAAGAAAAAATGGAAAAATACAAATATTGATTCAATTCTTAAACAGGATTATAATCTTCTTTCAGAAGAAGAAAAAATAAAAAATATAGAATATCAAAAAATAAGAAAATTAACTTTTCTTAAAAATGAAGATTCCCTTATTTTAGTTTTTATAGACGGGAAATATAATCCTTATCTTTCTTATGATGCGGGAAATATTATTTTATCAAATATAGTATCACTAAAAGAAAATAAAATTAAAGATTATTATGATCGACTATCATATCAATATGATGCGTTCTATACTTTGAATACTATTTTGTCAATAGACGGAGCATATATTTATATTCCTAATAATGTTATTTTAGAAAATCCTATAGAAATATTACATATTTCTACAGGAATTGAATCTAAAATTATGTTGAATAACAGAAATTTGATTGTGGTGGGAGAGCATTCCTATGTTAAAATTATAGAACATTTTAAATGTTTAAAGAAGCATTTTGTTTTTGTAAATTCAGTTAGTGAAATTTATGCGATGAACCATAGTGTCATTGAGTACTATAAAGTGCAAAATGATTTAGAAGAAACTTCTATAATAGATAATACATTTTTAAAACAAAATAAAAACAGTAAATGCACTGTTTATACTTTTTCTTTTCAAGGAAATTATATAAGAAATAATTTAAAATTTTATTCTAATGGTAAAAAAACTTATTCTTATTTATACGGCATTTCTCTTTTATCGGGAAAACAATTTGTGGATCACAATACTCTAATCAATCATTTATGTTCAAATGCTTATAGTTTTCAATTGTATAAAAATATTTTATGTGAAAAATCGGAAGGAATTTTTAATGGAAGAATAATTGTGAATAAATTTATAAAAGAAATAAATTCTTTTCAAAAAAATCATAATATTGTTCTTTCTGATGAAGCATGTATACATGCTAAGCCTCAATTAGAAATTTATTCTGAACATGTGAAATGTTCTCATGGGTGTACCGTCGGTAATATTCAGGAAGATGAATTATTTTATCTTCAATCAAGAGGAATTCCTGAAAAAAAAGCTAAAATGTTATTATTATTATCATTTTTAGGGGAAATGTTGGTTCCTATTCGGATTTTGGAATTAAAAAAATTTATACATATAAAAATAAAGGAAAAATTAGATAAACATTTATAAAAAATATGTTTTCAGAAAAAGAAATACAAGAAATAAGAAATCAATTTCCTATTTTAAAAGAAAAAATATATTCTAATCCTTTAATTTATATGGATAATGCGGCAACTACTCAAAAACCTTTAAAAGTTATTCAAGCATCCCAAAATTATTATTCGACCATGAACTCTAATGTTCATAGAGGACTGCATTATCTTAGTCATAAAGCGACTTTATATGTAGAAAATGTAAGAAAAAAGATTCAAAAATTTATTCATGCAAAATATTCTTCTGAA
This DNA window, taken from Blattabacterium sp. (Nauphoeta cinerea), encodes the following:
- the sufD gene encoding Fe-S cluster assembly protein SufD; this encodes MQLREKITSFLIKKFTYAKKDDTYMSFLQRKHSDFFCKKGFPSFIKKKWKNTNIDSILKQDYNLLSEEEKIKNIEYQKIRKLTFLKNEDSLILVFIDGKYNPYLSYDAGNIILSNIVSLKENKIKDYYDRLSYQYDAFYTLNTILSIDGAYIYIPNNVILENPIEILHISTGIESKIMLNNRNLIVVGEHSYVKIIEHFKCLKKHFVFVNSVSEIYAMNHSVIEYYKVQNDLEETSIIDNTFLKQNKNSKCTVYTFSFQGNYIRNNLKFYSNGKKTYSYLYGISLLSGKQFVDHNTLINHLCSNAYSFQLYKNILCEKSEGIFNGRIIVNKFIKEINSFQKNHNIVLSDEACIHAKPQLEIYSEHVKCSHGCTVGNIQEDELFYLQSRGIPEKKAKMLLLLSFLGEMLVPIRILELKKFIHIKIKEKLDKHL
- the sufC gene encoding Fe-S cluster assembly ATPase SufC gives rise to the protein MLNIENLHAYIENKKVLKGVNLKINAGESHVIMGPNGSGKSTLASIIAGKKDYKITEGNIYFLNHNLKNYSPEERAHLGIFLSFQHPIEIPGVSIVNFIKTAINSICNARNIKKMSAKDILLKIKEKSSLLKIEKNFFHRSLNEGFSGGEKKRNEIFQMIMLDPLFSILDEIDSGLDIDALRIVAKGINDFRNKKNSILVITHYKRLLDYLLSDYIIHILYNGKIIQSGDKKLAEKLEQKGYDWIMKNQE
- the sufB gene encoding Fe-S cluster assembly protein SufB, whose product is MKKNNKILKDFADSEYKYGFYTPIESDKIPVGLNEDVIRKITEKKKEPTWMLDWRLESYHIWNKMDYPKWANIKYKIPDFQKISYYSAPKKKINLNNLEEVDPELINTFNKLGIPIEEQKILSGVATDIVLDSVSLATTFQNKLKNQGIIFCSINDAMKKYPSLVKKYLGSVVSKKDNFYAALNSAVFSDGSFCYIPKGVRCPMELSTYFRINENKTGQFERTLIIADENSYVSYLEGCTAPQRKENQLHAAVVEIIALENAEVKYSTVQNWFPGNKKGEGGVFNFVTKRGLCEKGAKISWIQVETGSSITWKYPSCILKGDFSMGQFYSLALTKNFQQADTGTKMIHIGKHTKSVIISKGISAGKAQNNYRGLVKITSQAIQSHNFSQCDSLLIGDKCGAHTFPDIHVYNSNSKVEHEATTSKIGEDQIFYCNQRGINTEKAISLIVHGFSNDILEKLPMEFAVEARKLLEISLEGSVG